AGTCTTGATTTGCTGTGCCGGCTTCAGCAGATGACATCACGACATAAACAGGGTCGTCTTGATTGTCCTGCGGAGTGATATAGTAAAGGATTGACAAAAGctctcactgtaaaaagtgataagttgacttaacttaaaaaaattgaggaaacctgttgccttaaaatttttaagtaaatgataattaaaaaaaataatttaattgaattgttAAGTTCATGTAGCAGGTTTATTTGTATACTTATGAATTCCaccaaacaaaatatttctttttgtaTTACTGGGAGTTTCGTTTTGGGTTCATTCTGCCTGCGCGTCGGGTTAGTGCAGTGCGTGCGTGTGACGTCATCAGACCGGGACTTACGTCGCGCAAGGTTAACCTCAGTCAGAGCAATGCTGGATTTGACTGAGGTGAGTTCACGTCAGGTTTCTCCGATTATAAAACGGTTATATAAGTTGTTATTATCACTTATATGTTGACATATCACCGTGTAAGAGTGTTTATGATGATGAGTGAATCTTGCAGTAGTCTTAATGAACTACGAGCCGCgatattgtgtttttatatgttAAATGCAGTTCGGTAGCTGCTGCAGCACGTGGTGAGCTAGCTGTTCGGCAGACCATTAACATTGTATTGACatgatgctattttttttagatgctaACCTGATGTCACGCAGCACTCATTGCCTTATTGTTTATGACCGcaggtatgttttttttgtgtgtttgtgcatattTGTTCGAGATGAATCAATCAATATATGTGTAGTTTATATAATGGAATTAATGTATGACTAAGGGGaatttataatgtgtttttctaTTGGGAATATCTGTgatattttctttgtatttaatttgatcaTAAATGTATGTAGTTTTTCTGTATGAAAAGAGGTTAAATGTGATTAATGTGAATACAGGCAGAGCAATGCTGGATTTGACTGAGATGCTAACCTGATGTCACGCAGCACTCATTGCCTTATTGTTTATGACCGCAGATAATAAACTGCATTGTGACAGCCCGTGCCTCTGTGTCTACTTGAGAGCAACCCAGAACACAACGCAGAAAGACAAGACGGGTTACATTCacttaactgtttttttttttttttttttttttttattattatgtacttaatcattttaaggcaacaggtttcctcaattttttttaagttaagtcaactttcactttttacagggTAGTGTGTCTCTTTAAATTGTTTAGGCGTttgtgttttagtttagttggttttaaaaaaacagtgttttttttttttttttgtatttattattattattattattattattattactgttgtaACTCACTTCATTGGTATTTTGAGCTCTTCTCTTTGTGCATTCTTGTGCAGCCTGTGAACGTTTCCCATTCCCttttctaaaaaacaaaacaaaaaattcgACAAAAGCTTCAAAGTTGGCAAAATCAATAAATCAGACAGGATTGGCATTTAagtcacatatataaatatcagtGCATTAGATACAAATAATCAAAAGTGGTATCTACAAACTATTAATGCTTAAGGGTTTCTCAGATCTAACTTCTCTATTCTTTGCAACGGCTTTAACCAAATGGTGTCAAGGTGCTTATTACTGGTGTGTAGTGTGAGAAGTTGGTTCCCCTCAAGTTCACATAAATGTACAGTAGAAGAATAAGACAACCACATGTGTCAAAAATGTTGTGTTCAGTTtgaaaaatatagtttaaaaccTAGCATGCTTCTATTTGTAAAACTGTTTGAAAatttagcttgtattatctttctTAAAATCAATGCTACATAGTTTAAAAGTTTCTTAATACTGCAataacatttagatttttaaatagattaGTCTGTCATCAGATCAAATATGCTGAATGTGTTTCACAGTGCTCTTCTATTATGCATCATTCTTAATACCTCATGTGTGTCATGCACCTACCGTACACATGTATATGTAACGGCACACAACAACACAACCGCCAGAGCCACAACAGCAACTCCAATCAGCACAGAGAAAAGATTCGAACCTAAAGAAGAATAAGTAAGTGTTTGGAAAACCACTgatgattcactgattcaatTAAGCAATTGCTAGATAGTTATATTGCAATCTACAACAAAATAACTATGATGGCAGGGGAATGAGAACTTAAAGTAAGAGAATAGCATTAGCATTCCTACTTATGTCAATGGTTGCGTCTGAAAGCGTAGGGCAATGATTTGTGGGCAGCGTTTGTGCACAAAGGTACCTCACGAAACTGATTTCAGAAAGACTTCTGAGGCAgcataatgttttaatgatcTACATCAAAGCTTTGGTGAATATTTAGCTAATTACTACAATACTAACGACAtcaaaagtggaaaaaaaattgGTTGAAAATTTACATAGAAACAGACCACTAACTGCAAATTTTAGGagccatttttcttttttagcccCCCTGTCACAGATTTGAAGATAGAATTATGGGATGTCAAAGGCAGTGAAATAGGATACATCTATGATACTTTTCACAATTGATCAGATTAAGGCATATCAGGAGACAGTAAGTGAAGCTAACATTGGATTCAGACATGCCTTGATGCCTTCCTATATTGGAATGCAGCTTCTGAATtaaggcagcatttttcagcTTTTGGATGCAACCAATGCTTGTTATTTTGCTGGTGAATGCACGATTTACATGTTTCTCATTTATAGATTATTGACAGGTGTTCTTCTGTTAGATGTATCACAGAACTGAAACTCACGTTCAACAGATGAAGGCAGCTGAAGCAGTTTTCTTGCAGTGCCTCGAGTGTTGTTACTGACACACTGCAGagtggatgtgtgtgtgagagactgaTGTAGAGTGATGGAGCTCCTCAAGCCTGTGCTGCTCAATCGCTCTTCACTGATGAACGTGTTTGAAGAGTTAGTGACAGGACGTCCAGACAGATGCCACTCCAGTTCAGGAGAGGGATTCCCATCAGcctcacagaaacacacagttacATCAGTTCTGCTACAGCTGGAGGATGGAGTGATTTTAGGTGCATCTGAAACAGAAGAGAGAATGACATGATACACATTAGGCACGTGGTTTTTAGGCAGCATATAGAGGAGAAAAGTACTGATGCCACAGAAATCCTACACTGAACATGTACTGTGATGCTGTCCTGTGCTGTTTTGTTCTTGTCCTGTAGCTGGTAGGTTATAGTGCAGGTGAAAGTGACTCCATGCTCACGGTGAGTAGCAGTGAAGTTCAGATCAGAGATGAGCTCCTGTAGTCTGCTGCTCTCACTGAGGGGGATTCTGGGAGTGGAGCTCCATGTGAGAGTTGCTGGAGGAGAGGAGCAGAGAGTCTCAGCAGAGCAGCGCAGACTCACAGAGCTCCCCTCCAACACCTCCTCCTGATCCTGCGCCACATACAGCTGCACTCTGGGTTTGTGGGGAGACTCTGAAATACACACAGATTTATGTCTTATAAGAAATGTCTAGTCCCATTAAATTCATGTTCTCATTTCACCATTATACAAGTATCAAGGCCTATGAATAATATTTCCAGTCATGAATTTACTCACCAATCACATGTATTGAAACACTGTCTTGTTTAAAGGTCTGTTTCAGTCCACGTTCACCCTCAATCCTGAAGTAATACCGACCTCTGTGACTTGATCTGAGGTCATAAAAGACAGTGGTGCAGTCCTTATCTTTTAATTTTCCAGTTATATTCCCTCTAATGACGGAGTTCTGGCTTGATGTGCTTGAGTTAAACACTACGCTGTTCACTTGAGTCTCATCTTTGAACCACACTCCTGTAGCTCTCTCAGTGAGGTCTGTGTCATATTCTTTCTTAATCTCAAATCTGCACTTTATGATCACACAGGATCCACTGAGAGCTTCAATCTTCTCTGGCAGACTGACACTAAAATCTCTACAGCAAACACCTGCAACACACACATgatgaaaaacattattttaaagggTGTTTACGGTATCATTTTAAACAGAGAACAAGCAGAGCAACAGCAACAGTGGAATCTACATCAAGCATATTTGTAACTATTAAtgtatttcagtattttaattactgtaatattgtaaatattttgaatgagataCCAGTCTTTAGAAAACAATTTGTGTATCAATTAGTATGTAACTGATTTAgctaaaatgtttgaaatgaaaAGTTCCCATATAGTTTAATGCAGTAGTTCAGCACTTGTTAAACTACTTCATTTACATTCTCAGTCATACTGAACACTAGATGTGTGAAGAAGGGAAGGAAAATCATACCTTTTAACAGGAAACAGAAGAGAATGATTGTCTCTGCAGTGTCCATCTCTTCATTAACAGATACTCCTGTAGAGAAACACTCTTGCACATGCTAGTAtttacatgcataaataaaaaaataaaatcttcatATTTTTGGATCTGAAGTCCTGAGCTGCTGCTGATTTAAAACCGTGTGAAAGTGTGTTGTGTGAACGGTCAGTAACTTTATATACTGACTGAACTTCCTGTGTCAGCATCAACATGCATGTTTAACCTTTAAATGCACAAGTGCTTCTACAATCActcattttaaagaattgtATGTTTAATTTCTTAACCCTCCTTGATTCTCTCATGGACTGACCTAAATCAACAGAAGTGAATCAGTGATGGAAAGCTCAAGTGTAAATTGTTCAGCACTTGTTTTGGTGtgtaaaaagtgtatttatttacaactctaggttttttgtgttgtgttgtgttgtgaataaatcatttatttgattttgtgtATCAGTTGTAGCTCACTTCATCGATTGAAATGTTTCTCATAGCACATCTATTCAGTGGAAGTttcctgttttctgttttgaaaAGCATGCGTTCATGTTCAAGTGTAGCTTTATATGAGCTTTACAGGAAGAGAAATGAATAGACAGGACTAGcctatataattacatttatagctTTTTAACACATAGTCACACAAAAAAAGGTCTGAATGTCACTGCGTTACATATAACAAGACAAACCAAGTGTCCTCTGCAAACAAATTATATAAGATCTTTTCTTACAACTGTCATCTCTGTTCTGTACCTTATTTTGCAACCTGGGTCAAAGTCATTTTTAATGGATGTGTGAAGTCAGTTTCATCTCAAAGACAGTTATTTGGGCatgatttacttttatttatttatttattttacatacacTTATTGGTAGATGCTCAGTTTGTCTTTCATTGTTTGAATCAGAACTGAAACTCGTGTGCAGCCTGAGGGAGGCAGTGTctttgaaaaacacacacagagcacatgGTTTCGGGGTCTTATGAAGGAGAAAACAATGGAAGCCACAATATGATCAACAATAAACCTCAAAAGATTATAAAGacttacaaaaaagaaaaaaaaatctactgttgtcctgtgctgtttttttgttttgtttgttttttatacaaaaaatggATCTCAGGGGGCGTTCGGAGAGCATCGGGGAGCGCTGGAAGCAATATTTTTGAAAGGGGGGCGCTGAGCTGTTCTTGGGGGGCGTTTGGTTGCGGTGAGTTTACACCAAAGATGTATGAGCTGAaccttgcaaaagaaaatggtcTGCCACATCCTAACGCCGTCTCTACTCTGGATGCGTCAAAGCGCACTTTCTGTGTATGTTTGTCAACTTCTCTGTAGCGCAACAAGCGCGTTTAGTGCgttataaaatagaaatagaacgCGGCATCCGTTTACTGCAGCGCTTGCGCTCATTTACTGAACGACTGATTATAACGGGATCCATGTGCTTTGACGCAACGTGTCGCGCGGTGTAGTAGTGTTAAAACTATCGCTTCTAGACTAGACGTGTATCATCCTCCATAGCAACGACTCTTTAATTTAGTGTTCGCTCGGCTTTCTGTAGCGCAGCTGATGAACTTCCCGTGAAACCAATATGCATTTAGACGCAATAAAGCATGagatgctttttcttttttagaaaaaataatataaatcatttttgtttgctGATTGACAAATTTCTAGTTTATTCTCTAGTTTAGAGCTTATTCAACGCAcaaaatatagcctaatttatattcacgaattttttatttttttctccttgGAAAACTTATGATAATATTTCAAGTCCAGTCAAATCAAATATGTGATGAATGTCATTTGCCATTCAATGTTATGTGGGTTAAAATACATGCTTTTaagatatatattataaataaaatatagcctataccACCATTCAAAAAAGGCCAGTAATGGTTTTGAAACAAATCCTTTCTGCAGTAAGTTTGCGTTTATTTGAtagaacatacagtaaaaacagtaaatctaCAATTTGAAAGAActgctttttatttgaatatattttaaaatgtgttttcctCTCATGCTAAAGCTCTATTACTCCagctttcagtgtcacatgatccttcagaaatcatgctgattgttgctcaagaaatttttattctttttattattatagctgGCACACCAcaaccagacacacacacacacacacacacacacaaaaaaagctaGATTTGCAATTTAattgataataacaaaaaaatatacttaattatttaaGACAGATATAAATCAGGACTGcactaaaataataactattttgaaaatgagaaGCATATGTTTCCCATCTTTCACcaaccccaattccagaaaTTCCAGTTTGGAAGTTTTGTGAAATGCCATACAATCAAGAAAATGTTATGTGCTCATTCTCTTTAACCTATATTTAATtgactgaagtacaaagaaaaatatccaATGTTTTTTACTGgccaaattttattttgtaaatataaactaattttgattttgatgactgcaacacactccaaaagAGTTGGGACAGAGGCATGTTTAACACGGTCACATCATCTTTCCCtttaattacaatgtttaattgtttgGGAATTGAGGATACTAATTTTTCAAAGTCTCACTAGGTATAAGACTTCAGATGCCCATCAGTCTGTGGTCATCGTTGTCTGATTCTTCTTTTCATGATGGGCCGAACATGTTCAATAGGAGACAGATCTGCTGGCCAGTCAGTCACATGCACATGCGTCTATGAAACCACGTTGTTGTAGCACATGCAGAATGAGACCTGGCATTGTGGACTTCCCATGAAAGACGTGATGGCACTATATATCTCTGTACAATCCCAGTACATGTCAATGGCACCTTAACACATAAGCCAGTCACCCATGCTGTTTGCACTgctgcacccccataccatgacAGACATGTGCTTTTGCATCTGTCACTGATGAAAATCTGGATGGTAGCTTTGGTCTTTGGGACTGAAAACTCGACATCCATTTTTCCCAAGAAACAAGTTGAAATGCGGACTAATTTGAGCACAGCACACATTTTTTGACTATCTGAGATGGGCTCTGGGAATCTGGTGTTATCACTGCATAAAATTGATAGCTTTCTCCTTGAGTAACAGAGATTCAAATTGCATTTCTTGATGCAACAGCAAACTGTGTTAAGTGACAGCAGTTTTCTGAAGTACTCCTGAGCCCTTGTGGCTATATTTAACACTGCAGCGTGATGTTTTCTCATGCAATGCCATCTGAGGGCTCAAAGGTCATGCAAATTCACACTGAGATTTCTCTGGATTCCTTGAATCTTTTCACAGTATGGTAGTTGGTGAAAGGCCTAAATTCTTTGTGATTTTGCATtgagaaatgtgatttttgatttgtttggcACAAAGTGATGAGCCATGACTGAGACTGAGATGATCCTTTTATACCCAAACATACCCTGGCCTAGTTCACCTGCTTACTGTGAACTGTTTCAAAATAGTTTAATTTGGAAATTCTATagccttttcatttttatttcgcctctgtcccaacttagttggagtgtgttgcagccatcaaaattaaaatttgtttatatttataaaatgcatttatgttgGTCAGCGAAAACattggaaatattttctttgtacttctgtcaattaaataaaagttaaagagaacTATCAAATCACAggttcttgattttattgcattttacaaaacatcCCAACTTTTCTGAAATTGTACTTTGAAGTATTTGTAAGCAAACTTTGAAATATTGACACAGAATTTATGACATATAGTAAAAGAGGGTTTATATTTCTTCCATTTGCAAGTGTAAATGTGGTTTACCCACCAAAATTACCATGTCTACtatgtcagaaaaaaaaggaaattcaatatattcaaaaaatatatatatattttttaaaactaagggataaatattgttatttttcactGAAAGCTTATTGAAAAAGCTCCAACATGTTTAAAAACTAAGCTTAAATTAAtcttattacattattttcaaatatttcactgtaaaaaaaaaagtacttcacTGTCTTATTTGATCAACTCAATGGATccttaaattaacttaatttcttaaaaatcataataaccccatacatttgaatggtactgtaaaaataacagttctcattataaacacaaaataataatcaactGTAATGTTCAGTGAAGACAATTAGACTGTTTTATTTGATGGGGGAGCGTTGGGGGACCTGGATAATGGGTAGGGGGGCACTGGacaaaaaaggttgagaaccactgcattaGACTGTAAAATCTATCAAATCAATCAATCGATTGCTTTTTTGTCTCACCCTTGAGGCTCACTAGGCTCTGAACTGCTCTCTTTACCAAGTGTGTTCCACACCAactgtttatatttgtttagaatgTTTTGGTAAACataagaaaatacaaaataagcaCTTTATACAGTCAGCTAAAAAGACATACAGAATATTACAGAATAACAAACAAAAGGAAGTATAGAACTGAAGAACACAATTagcactttttaaaatcatttatttatgattatcatCTGTTCAATCTTCATGGGGTAAAACAGTGTGTGTTTCATACAGgacatattcatttaaaaatcctGAATGTTCAGCTAATTTTATAAGAcaatggagaaaataaaatatgtatttgttaTCAGGCAGTccataaaataacacaaaagtgATATTACACTAATTAATAACcagaatgcatttaaaatattttttgtttgtttgtttgttttcatctcATTACAAGTTtctaaatgtgtaaaatgttttattcaaacaaCTAAACAGATTTGGCTCAAATCAAATATCAAAATAGCTTATTTCTCTGGTAGTGAGACTTGGTCTTCTTGCTTTTGTTATGTATCAGATATGAagcatttagttttttattagtCTTTGATATtggaaatgtgtatttttaaaatcctGAAAGTCCAGCTGACTGAAGAAGACAAAGGAGGAgatcagatgtgtttgtgaCCTCTCTTAATGTTCAAAGTCTCATATTCAGAGGCTGGAGCAGAGAGCTGAAGAGAAGCATATGTGTCGACTGCCTCATTCTGAGCCTGAAAACAACACACtcttcaacaccatcatcatcatcatcatcatggtGACTTAACATATCTATGAAATAAAGGACTCACCTTCAGCTTAGTGGACAAgctgttaaaaaaaagtatattagttttatgtatattaaatagTAAAGTATAACACATGTTTGTACTATTTCTTGAGATACCGGAGTCATttctaaaatgacttttaattcTCGGTTTCAccttattttgatggtccctttaacacattctgttgactataagtaatgttgcacctacatttctactaactctcattagagtgttagtagtgtattagttgactggtagggttaggcttagattaagttgacacgttcttgcaaagttacttatagtcagtagaatatctgttgggagaccaacacaataaggagtgagtagcatcagaacgagtcagacaaaactaagattcgatcaggacatcgaaacatgaggagccgaaattccaggagaacatgacaacgtcgtaaagatgCCTAGCTCCgacctctggagcaagcctaaccaacaagtctcttccagaacagtttgcaacattaagacaaaagaacacttattgataagtgttcaacgcaggaaggagatcgtcaaatttggggtaaataatcaagattaatggtcaaagagatggctatcacatgtgttccacgagagaaatcacaagcttctttagattgacttttcccccacacatagcagacaaagaaccagactgaaattcctctgtccaaagaacatgtcttttggtctccacagaactacacagagactttctttttcatatgcatataaaatcatcctaaaaggaacttttctaggcataacactatattatgtatgtaacccacacattagactatcatgttttaagcacattatgtatgtctttttaataactattgaatgactttaaggttagtcgtgtttggtatgtatgagtttgacatttctagcttgaaacgtttcttccaattgattctttgtcaaatgtatcatattctggttatagaaatcacatccaaaattatactttgcaagagtgtgtaaaattcagaccatgtgactgataacgtgctgatttatgatggaaggaacaaccctagctaagataatagcctatctaattggtcaagacaccagatgggatgtgtccaaaaagccgagtttaaaacctcaggacaccatcccTTCTGCCCTTCTTCTCTCTCATCCTTCtctcttctcgccaccgcgttttgacgctgttttagcgctctttgagcgtgctctggcctacaggccagttgctacttaacaccacgatgagaggaaaaaccacctagtcttgTTACTcaatttattcttttactgtagtttcttttctttccgttgagtctcgtgttcaaaagttaagtttgccgcaaagtccagctccgactgcacccgcttcaaacttcaaccagcaactgacttcaaaaccatcctcagccaacgcccaaccattggcttcccaagacatcacttcaaagactactgaacttccagccaatcaccaactcgggaaaacccctttcctgcaacgatgacgacagaagggaatccctgtaacacaaaggcaacgcaagtaaaacaactccagattctagCTGAACgggtgcatttaatatacattttagcctcattgagaaactcgatgcgagggttaattaagtgattgatggtttgttcaggtctatgtgatagcacatattgctataaacttgggatttcactttctcattctctaaactcctcctttctctctttttgcaacgtgtgaatgtgtgaatgcttgtgttcatgtgttagattagtttatgtcttaggtttatataaataaagtcgtatttatatttaaaacagaagtatcttgtgttttgtgcttacaagttaatgtcttaatctgccgatcttgttactgtgcttattaatagtgttttcactatattttggattttaatatccagtgcagaattaatgttatacggctcgttcagtgaatctcTGCCGACTCAgcgatcagccgcaaaacagtgattctgttcaaattccctataaaatcataaatgattccctttgagctaaattaaattatatttatgtatcaaaccctacaagTGAGTAGATATGAAGCAAACCATTTACTAaaactcttatgagagtttgttgacatgtagttgcaacatttctcagtgtcaacagaatgttcaaaagggaccatcaaaataaagtgttaccaaattctcAAATGTACAAACAGAGTAACCACAGTTTTGTTCATCACAGTAACTAATGCTTGACAATCAGTC
The sequence above is drawn from the Onychostoma macrolepis isolate SWU-2019 chromosome 04, ASM1243209v1, whole genome shotgun sequence genome and encodes:
- the LOC131539537 gene encoding sialic acid-binding Ig-like lectin 7; its protein translation is MDTAETIILFCFLLKGVCCRDFSVSLPEKIEALSGSCVIIKCRFEIKKEYDTDLTERATGVWFKDETQVNSVVFNSSTSSQNSVIRGNITGKLKDKDCTTVFYDLRSSHRGRYYFRIEGERGLKQTFKQDSVSIHVIESPHKPRVQLYVAQDQEEVLEGSSVSLRCSAETLCSSPPATLTWSSTPRIPLSESSRLQELISDLNFTATHREHGVTFTCTITYQLQDKNKTAQDSITVHVQYAPKITPSSSCSRTDVTVCFCEADGNPSPELEWHLSGRPVTNSSNTFISEERLSSTGLRSSITLHQSLTHTSTLQCVSNNTRGTARKLLQLPSSVERSNLFSVLIGVAVVALAVVLLCAVTYTCVRKGNGKRSQAAQECTKRRAQNTNEDNQDDPVYVVMSSAEAGTANQDYQDVIYSSIDLNSKSREVGSDSSLLSDYPVVQDCSGGLSKTESSIGESKQSEEELFEDSSQLYAKVKRRNPRKLETLPFLY